A genomic segment from Candidatus Alcyoniella australis encodes:
- a CDS encoding prolyl oligopeptidase family serine peptidase, whose translation MSISRLTTLVLVAFLIACPTLCAAQDDGFANYLQISYARGGSLSPEGSRLVYLDNGGGTYQVYLRDLTADQSAPPRQLTDFAEPVEFAVYLPTRERVLIGSSVGGNERTQLLLLDPATGEYEALTSAPEVIHRFGCFSRDGRYIAYAANARDQAHFDIYVMDMNTREARRVLTRDGYNDAESFSPDGKQLVVSSWESNYDNNLYLLDLGDGEMRLLTKHVGWATYEYPRFDRKGKHLWLTSNYSQNFNNPARIKLRNGKLRFERLINRETEALVLSEDPQRLAYVINDDGYSMLMLWDPKGWRELELPQIPRGVIRNLSISPDGTKLAFSLSSPTLPSSVFVVDIEARNLRMVSVPNFAGIDPTGFVEPELIKYQSADGKSVPAFLYVPPGVKADGSNPALIYAHGGPEGQERPDFGITFQYFLSRGYLIFAPNPRGSAGYGKLYIHADDKDKRPAAVADYAWGAKWLVENNWADQSKIGIYGGSYGGYVVMAMLAQFPQTCAAGVSFVGISNLVSFLQNTGAWRRAIREAEYGSLEFDLELLQRISPINKVELISSPLMVIQGANDPRVPQQEADQIVAALRARNVPVEYLLYADEGHGLAKRKNRLEAYPKMGAFFDLYLRGIQPEPEKQTEQNATDEDGEQPPATEQ comes from the coding sequence ATGTCGATATCCAGACTGACAACTCTGGTGCTGGTCGCGTTCCTTATAGCGTGTCCAACGCTGTGTGCGGCCCAGGACGACGGGTTCGCAAACTACCTGCAGATCAGCTATGCCCGGGGCGGATCGCTCTCGCCCGAGGGCTCGCGGCTCGTCTATCTGGACAACGGCGGCGGCACGTATCAGGTCTACCTGCGCGACCTGACGGCTGACCAGAGCGCGCCCCCGCGGCAGCTCACCGACTTTGCCGAGCCGGTTGAGTTCGCCGTGTATTTGCCGACCCGGGAGCGGGTGCTGATCGGATCATCCGTAGGCGGCAACGAGCGCACCCAGTTGCTGCTGCTCGACCCGGCCACGGGCGAATACGAGGCGTTGACCAGCGCGCCGGAGGTGATCCACCGTTTCGGCTGCTTCAGCCGCGACGGCCGCTACATCGCTTACGCTGCCAATGCGCGTGATCAGGCCCACTTCGACATCTATGTGATGGACATGAACACGCGCGAGGCGCGCCGAGTTTTGACCCGCGACGGATACAACGACGCCGAGAGCTTCTCTCCCGACGGCAAACAGCTGGTCGTCAGCTCCTGGGAGAGCAACTACGACAACAATCTGTACCTACTGGATCTAGGCGACGGCGAGATGCGGCTGCTCACCAAGCACGTGGGCTGGGCGACCTACGAGTACCCGCGTTTCGACCGCAAGGGTAAGCATCTGTGGTTGACCTCCAACTACAGCCAAAACTTCAACAACCCGGCGCGAATCAAACTTCGCAACGGCAAACTGCGCTTCGAGCGGTTGATCAACCGCGAGACCGAGGCCCTGGTGCTCTCCGAGGACCCGCAACGCCTGGCCTACGTGATCAACGACGACGGCTACTCGATGCTGATGCTTTGGGACCCCAAGGGCTGGCGCGAGCTGGAGCTGCCGCAGATCCCGCGCGGCGTGATCCGCAACCTCTCGATCAGCCCCGACGGCACCAAGCTGGCATTCTCGCTCTCGTCGCCGACCCTGCCCAGCAGCGTGTTCGTGGTCGATATCGAGGCGCGCAACCTGCGGATGGTCAGCGTGCCGAATTTCGCGGGCATCGACCCGACGGGATTCGTCGAACCTGAATTGATTAAATACCAATCGGCCGACGGCAAGAGCGTCCCGGCGTTTCTCTACGTACCTCCCGGCGTCAAGGCCGACGGCTCCAACCCGGCGTTGATCTATGCCCACGGCGGTCCCGAGGGCCAGGAGCGGCCGGACTTCGGCATCACCTTTCAGTATTTCCTCTCGCGCGGCTACCTGATCTTCGCCCCCAATCCGCGGGGCTCCGCGGGCTACGGCAAGCTCTACATTCATGCCGACGACAAGGATAAGCGGCCGGCCGCGGTGGCCGACTACGCCTGGGGCGCCAAGTGGCTGGTCGAGAACAACTGGGCTGATCAAAGCAAGATCGGGATCTACGGCGGCTCCTACGGCGGCTACGTGGTGATGGCCATGCTCGCCCAGTTCCCGCAGACCTGCGCCGCCGGGGTGAGCTTTGTGGGCATCTCCAACCTGGTGAGCTTTTTGCAAAACACCGGCGCCTGGCGACGGGCGATCCGCGAGGCGGAGTACGGCTCACTTGAGTTCGACCTGGAGCTGCTGCAGCGCATCAGTCCGATCAACAAAGTCGAGCTGATCAGCTCGCCGCTGATGGTGATCCAGGGCGCCAACGATCCGCGCGTGCCGCAGCAGGAGGCCGACCAGATCGTGGCCGCGTTGCGTGCGCGCAACGTGCCGGTGGAATATCTGCTCTACGCCGACGAGGGGCACGGCTTGGCCAAACGCAAGAACCGGCTCGAGGCCTATCCCAAGATGGGCGCGTTTTTCGACCTCTATCTGCGCGGGATCCAGCCTGAGCCCGAAAAACAGACTGAGCAGAACGCAACGGACGAAGACGGGGAGCAGCCGCCTGCGACCGAGCAATAA
- a CDS encoding DUF2914 domain-containing protein, translating into MRLSLLICLLFVLLTALPAAAQQGQDPGPITPTPTPTPTPTPTPTPTPTPTPTPTPTPAPAALPTAAAPQQETLLERSVQLVFCLGVEDHEAVSPSEVFAADVGRVYCLSRVALEPFVEPTSVTHVWYYEDQPVSRIALEIRSTPFRTYSYKTIAPSQTGRWRVEVIDAQNGLLGQAEFTVE; encoded by the coding sequence ATGAGGCTCAGCCTGCTGATCTGCCTGCTATTCGTGCTGCTCACGGCCCTGCCCGCGGCGGCCCAACAGGGACAGGATCCGGGGCCGATTACTCCCACGCCTACTCCTACTCCCACTCCTACTCCTACTCCTACTCCTACTCCCACTCCCACGCCTACTCCCACGCCCACACCGGCACCCGCGGCCTTGCCGACTGCGGCGGCACCCCAGCAAGAAACGTTGTTGGAACGTTCGGTGCAGCTCGTGTTCTGCCTAGGCGTGGAGGATCACGAGGCCGTGAGCCCCTCCGAGGTCTTTGCCGCGGATGTGGGCCGTGTCTACTGCCTCTCGCGCGTGGCCCTCGAGCCGTTCGTCGAGCCCACCAGCGTGACCCACGTCTGGTACTACGAGGATCAGCCGGTCTCGCGCATCGCACTCGAGATCCGCAGCACGCCGTTCCGCACCTACTCGTACAAGACGATCGCACCCTCGCAGACCGGACGTTGGCGCGTCGAGGTGATCGACGCTCAAAACGGCCTGCTGGGCCAGGCCGAATTCACGGTCGAGTAG